One genomic segment of Alphaproteobacteria bacterium HT1-32 includes these proteins:
- a CDS encoding DUF4376 domain-containing protein, protein MMISKRNADGELVGLFRNGDVPGIAGRFTSLPVEQGGFTYRQVLVQPEPALYPWEHITGQSGPVLRDNDAEQLSYVIENLSLDQARQRLKELLAAERYHLETGGITFSPSSGPEVSVPTDRDSQVRVWGFYLRVSQMDEAASVIWKHPDGYISLSRTDALRMASEVGSHIQEAFDREAAVAARIDAAVSLEMLKEISIDLSGSADEDAASSQSGTGT, encoded by the coding sequence ATGATGATCAGCAAGCGAAACGCCGACGGTGAACTCGTTGGCTTGTTCAGGAATGGTGACGTGCCGGGTATTGCCGGTCGGTTCACCTCGTTGCCTGTGGAACAGGGCGGGTTCACGTACCGCCAGGTCCTGGTTCAGCCAGAACCGGCATTGTATCCATGGGAACATATCACCGGTCAAAGCGGACCGGTGCTCCGGGATAATGATGCCGAGCAGCTTTCTTATGTCATCGAAAACCTGTCTCTCGATCAGGCCCGCCAGCGACTGAAGGAACTGCTGGCGGCGGAACGGTATCATCTGGAAACCGGGGGAATCACGTTCTCCCCGTCCTCCGGCCCGGAGGTTTCAGTCCCGACAGACAGAGACAGTCAGGTCCGGGTCTGGGGGTTCTATTTGCGGGTCAGCCAGATGGACGAGGCGGCGTCTGTCATCTGGAAACATCCGGACGGATATATCAGTCTCAGCAGGACGGATGCGCTGCGTATGGCATCAGAGGTAGGAAGTCACATTCAGGAAGCGTTCGATCGGGAAGCGGCTGTTGCCGCCCGGATTGATGCGGCTGTCAGTCTCGAAATGCTGAAGGAAATCAGCATTGATCTCTCCGGCAGCGCAGATGAGGACGCAGCATCATCTCAATCAGGAACAGGGACATGA